aggaagggggggggGGTGGCAGCGCCCAGGGGCTCCGACCTTGTAGTGCTCCGCCTGGACCATGAACACCAGCTCGAAGTGGGCGCCCTTGTGGAAGGGcatttcccttttcttctcctctctgccccactGGCCGCCCTGTTTCGCGTTGAAGACCACCTTGTCCAAGCCATCAAAGCGGGGGTTGAAGTGGAAGGCGACGTCCGACTCCGGGGACTGCCCCACCATGAAGTTCACGAAGAACCTGGCGGGACAGGGAAGAGCTGGTCTCCGGCCCCACCTGCCAGCACAAGgggccctcctccaggaagccctgtcTGTCCCACCCTGCTCCAGGTTCCAGATAGAGGGCGACCTTAGCACAGCCAGGGGGACCCTGTGAACACCCAACTCAGCACGCACattccacatctctcctcacgCCAGCATCCCCAGAGTTATCTTAATGGGGCAGGCACACATCTGTCACAGGGCATTTGCACTGcctgttctttctgcctggaatgcccttccctcaGATACACCCCAGGCTccatccctcacttccttcaggtctttgctgaAATGTTCCCTTCCCAGGGAGGCCTTCCCCAGCCACCCTGTTTAAAGGGACAATGCCACACCTCCTCCCCACATCTACTCCCCGTCTCCCTCCTTATTTgtttccatagcacttatcaccatccGACATATTATAGActtgacttgtttatttttgatctCTCCCCTCTACCAGGATGTCAGCTCCACGAGGACAGGGATCTTTGTATGTCCTGTTGACTGCTCTGCCCTGAGTGCCTAGGCACAGAGCGGGCACTCAACGAGCAAAgaaacaatgaatgaataaacaaaaatccTATGAGGTCAGTTCAATATGTATCACCATTTTAAGGCAATAAAAAGGCTAAGACTTATTACAGCACTTACTTTATGGTCCTACATCTTATACACGTGGAATCCTCAAaacagtcccattttacagacgggaaactaaagcacagagaggtccAGCAGCTTTCctagtcacacagctggtaagtgacgAGCCGGGATGTGAACTCAGGGGGACCTGCTCTAGCCTGTGATCTTAATTCATGCTATCACACCCATCAATTCCAATCCAAAGTCCCAACTCTGGGGCCACCTCTCATGGTGAGCGTACCTgacccctcccagcccccagggTCCCCCTCCTGATCTGATCACCAAGCCCTGGACTCCCCAGACCAGGGCCGCTCTTTGGCCATTGGGGGCCGTGACATAGAGCCCCTCCCCAACCagggtggaggaagggaagaCGGCCTTCTGCACCTGGGCCAGAAGCCCCGGGTTCGTAGCCCCCTCCTAGCCTGGCCTGTCATGGGGGAGAGTCTTACCTCCTCATGTGCTCGCTAGGCACTCCTTGGATGTAAACGGACATTCCGACGCTGAGACCGCCTGGGATGGGCTGGTTGTAGGGCAGCGTCTGCAGAAGGGGCCGGGTGAGGGGCCTCCAAGGCCATTCGCCTACTGCAGCCTTTACCCCTCATGGCAAGCCCCCCACTCCTTTAAGCAAGGGAGCGGGAGTAAGGGGTGAGGGATCCATGTGGGGATGACGAGGGTTAGGGATGACATGCATGGCCCGAGTGTTAGGGCGGGATCAGTACTGGGAAAATCAGCCCAAGGGTTGGGTGGGTGACTCCAAGGATCAGGCTGAGGGTAAATTGCGTAGGGGTCGGGGTGGAGCAAAGCCAGGGCCTGGGGTTAGGGCCTGGGCTGGCATCTCACCGGGTTGTAGGTGGGCTGGTAGCCTGGCGCAGGGACAAAGGCCATCCTGAGAGGCTGGGCTGGTGGCTCGTCCTGTGAGAAGAGCGGCAGGAGTGGGGAATGGTGGCAGATGACAGTGGTGGGTGGCTCTTATACCTGTAGGTAAGGGAGTGGCTGACAGGGCAGGGTCCACGGGATCCCTTTTCTAGGCATCCCAGGCTCACATCTTTACCTAGGGCATCCTCTACACTCCCTTCTCTTACCAGCCTCGCTGATAACTAGCCAGAACCCAGGTCAtctgggccaggcctgggggcCTGAGCCCAGGGCCCCCTCCTCTAGGCCTTTCTGCAGAGGAGGTGGTGGTGAACTTCGGCCCTGCCACGGCCTTATCAGAGCCCATAAAACCCTGCCCGGAACTTTGTTAGCAGAGGGAGGGTGAGGTTGGGcgggctgggcagggcagggctacAGGAGTGGCCCAGGACAGATGGGCAATGGAAGCGAGAGAAAGCAGGGCAGAACCGGGTGCTCTGGACACTCCCAAAAACTGTGAAAGGGCCTAAATTTATTGCGCGCCCACTACATGCCTTTACCATGTACATTAATTATATACATGGTGGTTCAGATCATTGACTTCTGCAGCCAGAggttctgggttcaaatcctgcctctgccacttgctggctgtgtgatcttgggtcaGTGCCTTAACCTCAATTTACACGTttgcccatctataaaatggggatattaatagTCTCAACCTCATAGGGTCCTTGAAACGAATCACTAAGTTAATAAATGCTCAGAACAGGACTTGGCATACAGAAGGCCCTAAATTAAGGCGTGGTCTCTTGCACTCATCCCAAACATAAATTCAGGAGGTTGGGATTATATGTGGATAAGAATACCcgaagcttaaaaaaaatgaggcagCGGGCCCAAGATTGGGTAGCAATGGAACTCTAGCCAGCCCCCTGCGCCGGATCCCACTCTGCTGAGCAGTGATAAGGCGCCAGGCACGGTGCACacggccctcgagcccggagcagGCAGACCGTCCATAGCCTTTCGGTCCAGAGGGAGCCCTGTGACTTTGGCTCCATCCCTGCCCAACTTTCTATTGGTCCTCGCCGGCCCACGGCCAGCTCCGAATGGTCGTCACCTGCGTGGCTCCCACTCTCATTGGTCAAATCTCTATCCCCGACCTTCAGTGCAACTGAGGTCGTTGGGGCTCCCGGGCGCATCTTGGCCCCTTTCCGCCTCTCCTGTCTCCAATAAGGGCACCAGGTTCTTTACATTGCTTTATTGTTCGTAAGGCAAAGATAAGATGAGGAAATCAGTGTCATAAAGTTATAAACGGGGAGGGTGGCTGAGAAGGCGGCGAGGCGACCATCTTCACCAGGCCTTCCTCTGTGGATGAGGAAACACAGGCACGAGGTGGATCAAGGCCAGACCCGGGGTTAGGGCCGGCGACGCGGGGGGTCTCAGAGCTTGGAGAAGGTGACGCTCTTCAGTTCCTTCTTCTCCATCGTGGCCTGGAAGGACTTAACGATGTCCTCGGTTTGCAGCATGCTCATGTTCCAGGACGCCTGCATAGAGGGCGGTGCGGCATGCAAGACAGGGGACGATTGGAGTTGGACCAATGAAAAacgggagggagacagcagcgcACCAATCAGAGGGCAAGGCCTGCAGAGGGCCGCTGAGCCCTGATTGGTCGCTCTGGGATCAGAGAAGGGCAGGGATTGGCTGGGCGGAGAGCCTCACCATGTAGTTGAGGCCTTCGGCCACCGAATGGTCACGGGAGTAGAGCAGGTGGATTTTGGTGCCCTGCACCGCCACCGGGCTCTTGCTGGAAATCTCGGCCGCCAGGGCGAAGGCGGCATCAAGCATGGCCTCCTTGTCTGGGAACAGCCGGCTGCGGACGGAGGGAATCAGGTTCTCTCCCCTCCCGCCCACGGATGAAGAAGTGGCCAATCACAGGAGACAGCGGGAAgcagccccccccgccccccgaaatGGACCAATCAGTGCAGGGCACTAGACTCCAGCATAAAAAGCTGACCACCCAGAGAGAGGAAGCCACTTGGATCCGTGAGTGAGGAGGCACCGAGACCCAGAGAGGCCCACCCCCCAGGCCTGGCCGCCCTGAGCTCTTGACCAGCACGGGCCTTGGCCCCTACCTGACCAGCCCACTGCCCAGGGCCTCGTCAGCCATCATCTTGCGGGCGGTGAAGGCCAGCTCGTTGACCAGGCTGCAAGAGGGCGGGGCGTGTCAGGGGACGGCAGTCATCCCCGGTCCAGGAGGCGCCTGCGGCCCCCTCCCCTGGGCTCCCCACCCACCTCTGGTTCCCAATGACTCTGGGCAGGCGCTGCAGGGTTCCCACATCGGCCGCCAAACCTATGTCCACCTCCTGCGGGGAGCAGTCATATCAGTGCTTGGTTTCTGCCGAATATTGTCCTCCGTGCAACATCAGTGCCGATGAAATTCGGCAGAGGTcccactccacccccacctcAAGACTCCCCCCAAACACCCCATTTCATTCCCATCCACATCCTTTCGCCCCTGTAGGTTCCTTCAGTCTAGAATAGAGCCCACCCCACCCAATTCCTCTGCCCTCCCAATTCTTCGGGGTCAGCCACGTCTATCTTCAGAGGGAAGCCCTCCAACCCTGCCCATCCGACCCCCTTCCTGCATCCCTGGACTCCATCCTACCTCCCGCCCTCTCAGCACTgaccccctccccatcccccgcATCATCCCTGCTGCCATGCCTTTACTCACTCCTGACCTCGCCTGGACTGCATGACCTACCCTTGACTTCCTCCACGGCCAAGTCTTACTTTTTAACGTTCATTTCTGAGTAACTCTTCCATGAAGCCCTCCGGGCTTACTCCAggacctccctccccacccccaccccttagCCTGCCCTGTCTCTGCTTCGCCCCCGCTCTGCTGCTCATCGCCCAGCTATAAGCAGGTCCGGAGGAAGCAGAGCTCGGGAGGATGGCTCACCTTCACCTGGAAGAAAGCATCCTGGGCACAGTAGCGGATGTCACAGGCAGTGATGAGGTCCACGCCTggcaggtagaggccagggacacTAAACAACCACAAGGACCAACCCCTCCTCCCAGGTGCTGGGGAGGCACCTTGGGACAAACTCTAACTAGCAACAGATCTGAGGCTGGAGGCCATTGGCTGAGCAGGAAGGGCAGCAGCCAATAGGCGCCAGCCAGTGAGCATCCGGAAGGGCAGCAGCCAATAGGCACCCAGCCGGAGTGGGCATCCGGAAGGGCAGCAGCCAATAGGCGCCCAGCCAAAGTGGGCGCCCGGATGGGTGATGGGTGGCTGCAGACTCACCTGCGCCAATGCAGCCCCCGTGGATGGCTGCGATCACCGGTTTGGGGCACTGGAAGGGAACAGGAGGGGCgggtcagggctggcccaggagaggtgggcagggggaatGCCCTGCCAGCCCCCCGGAGTCACCTTCTCGATGACGCTGAAGGTCTCTTGGTATCCGGCGATGAGCCTGCGGAGGTGCCAGCTGATGCGGGCCGCATCTTCTCCCTGGGGCTGAAGGAGGTCCGAAGCGAAGTCCATGAGGTCGATACCTGGTGGGGAGGCGTGAGGAGGCACCTAGTCTCCCAGGCCCCACTCTTTGCCTCCACGAGAGGTCAGAACCCAGGTTCCACTGATTGGAACCCCCAAACCACCATAGTGAGAAAGCAACTCACACGGGACTTAGCGAGGGATTGCATATAGGCTGCGAAAGAAATACCAGCTAACGTTTATTGAGTCGttactcacttaatcctcacaaccaccctaggAGGTGGGTCCtgttatctatctccattttatcggggggtaaactgaggcacggggagcttaagtcacttgcccaaggtcacaccggCTTGTGAGAAGTGGAACTGGCATTTCGAACCCAGAACCAAGCAGCTGGCTCCAGGGGCCATGCTTTGCACTATTAGGAGTCAAGGTTTTGGACACAAGCAATTGAGTCGATGGTGGTCCTGTTTCCTGAGGTGGGAGGATGGGATGGAGCAATTTTTGTGGATCCAACTGCAAGAGAATCCCAAATCTGATCTTTCTCCCACCAATCATTCTCCACGACCCTGGCTACCATGGCTTCCCCTGGTCTCCCcgctcccacccctgcccctgtcCCAAGACCTTGCCAGCCCTGCACCAGCCTCATTTCCAACCCATTCCTGTGGGCACATGGCCTCCAGCAGTCGTCCTGACAACACAGACATTCCCTTCCCAGAGCCTTTGTGCCCACTGCTCCCTCTGCGAGAGCACTCCTTCCCCCTGCGATGGTGAAGCCTGACTCTCACTCTTTAGGCCACAGCTCAAAGGTCACCtcctcacagaggcccactctggCCGCCCTGGCTAAATAGTGGCCCCATCAccctctatctcctttctctgccttATCTCGGCTGCTCTCTTGTTATCACATAATTATGTGCTTATCTCGTTTAGTGCCTGTCTCCCTTTCTAGGATGTGAGCTCCATGAGCGGAGGAGGTTTTGTCTTTTTGTccaccactgtatccccagtgcctaaacAGGGCCTAGTAtacagtaggcgctcaataagTGAGCAATACGGACAACAATCCCTGCCCTCTTGGTGCTGCCCTTCTATAGGGGAGACGaatgaataagaaaatacatTCTGTCAGGTGGTgacaagtgctgaaagaaaattaaaagagagaaGTGGAAGTGGAAtggagtgtgcgtgtgtgtgtccgtgtgtgtgtgtgtgtgtgtgcacgcatgcagTGAGGGCCGCTGCAGGATTAAATGGGGGTGGTCAGGGACCCTCTCACTGAAAAAGTGACATGTGAATGAAGAtctgaaggaggagggggagggagctaTGGGGATATCCGGGATGAGAGTGGCAAATGTCAGGAAGagctggtgcaaaggccctgtggttgaAATGCACCCAGTCTGTGTGAGGACCAGCAAGGAGGCCGGCACAGCCGGAGTGGAGTGAGGGAGGCAGCGAGTGGGAAAAGCCCAGGTGGGAGACGTGACGAGGGCAGATCGTGTGGGGCCTCGTGGGCCAATAGGAGGACTTGGGCTTTTACTCCGAGTCGGTTCTGAGCAGAATCATCCTTCACTTTCTTCCTCCTGGGGTTAATCATTCCCATCCTTTTGCCTGTCCTCTGAACAACGCCTGAAAAGTCATTCCCACAGTTGACCACACCCCAACTCTCTGAGGCTTCCTGGCCTTCACGGCTTGTTTAAATAAGCGAGACCACAGGAGTGTTGGCTCAGGGTAGAGCTGAATTTGTGCAGGTTAAATACTTGTAAGACGCGACCCTGGCCGGGCCACTTTGTCCTCTGGGCCTTGGGTTTCTTCTCTGTAAAAAGAGAGCCGATGGGGCTGCACGGATTCACGGAGACAGCCCCAGAGGCCCCGGCGCAGCGCCGGGCGTGGGGGGGCGTCGCGACAGTTACTGTTGTtatatgctccacttcagcgagGCCGGACCGGCCTGGGGCAGCCCGCAGGCGTCTGCTGGCTCCACACCACGAGCCACGCCCACTCCAGGACACGCCCAGCTTGGCGCCCGGCCCCCTACGACTGCCTTTTCTGGTCTGCCTGCCCGACCTAGACCTGGGGACACCGGCGTCTGAACCCCTTGAAATAAAGGGCCCCCGACCAGGGTACAAGGTGCCCCCTCCCGATGTTGCAGAAAAGTCCCCCACCTTGTTCCCCTGCGAACCTCGAAATGTTTCAGGCATCATTCAGAATCATAACTAAGTTATTTGTAATCATAAATAACATCTACATCAataaaagttttacacagattaaCGTTTCAcacgtattaactcatttaatcctcacggccACCTGATGAGGCAGGTCAAGTTGATACTATCTCCATTTTCTTCGGATGGGAACCgcagcacagagaggtgaaggggcGTGCGCaggtggcagaggtgggaggtgggtggCTGCCCAGGTCAGAGGCCCTGCTCTGATCTGGGTCACGGTTCAGGACAAAGACTGCAGCCGGGCAGCCTGAGTTTAaaatcccacctctgcctcctACCAGCTGTGAGAGCTACGAGCTACGCAAGTTTctacctctctctgggcctcggtttcctcacctgaaaaacggggatgatccttgaccccatctCGTAGGGCTGTGGTGAGAACTAATTAATACGTGTAAAGCGCTGAGACACTCCTCGAATGCTAAATTTCAATgtgggctatttttttttttttttaattagtagtTCCATTCTATCATTGAAACTACTAATTAAATTGTGTTTCTTCTTTCTGGCTTCAGGGTCTCACTGTTGAAAAGGAGACGAGACAGCCACAGTGAGCTGGGAGCCAAAAGATGAGGGTCCCAGGCCTGGCCCAGCCACAGAGGAGCCTCATCTTTCACTTCTCAGGCATGAGTCCCATGAGGGCAAGGGTCAGACGCAGGGGCTGCTTCCTGTGTCTAGGTCCCTGGCACCCAGGAAGAGGGCTGGCACTGGAGTGCCCTcgatgaatgtttgttgaatgaatgaaaggaaaacagagagaggTGTAGAAAGAAAACATGTGAAGATGTGAAgagaggaaacagaaagaaatagaTTGCTTATGTCTGTCGTCCCCACTGAGTTGggaactccatgagggcagggcccCAGGCTGTCCCAGGCAGCTCTCAGTCCCCAGCACTGGCCTGGGCCCTGCGCAGAAATCAGCGTATGTGACACTTCCCTTCTGGTATGGACCCTCCCACAGATGACAACTCCGTGCTCTGGTCGGACAAGACACAGCGACCCGATGGCACGGGGCAGATTCTGGAGGGAGTAATCATTTAGAAGAAAGGACTGGCACCAAGTGagttgcctatttttttttttttttttgcgaggaagattcgccctgagctaacatctgtccaatcctcctctattttgtatgtgggacgccaccacagcacgacttgatgagtggtgtaggtctgtgcctgggatccgaatccatgaaccctgggccgctgaagcagagcgcccgaacttaaccactacaccaccaagccagcccctagttacctatttttaaagcttttagcCTGAGGCCAGCTGAAGTTGTGCTTGAAGAACCACAGCATAGAGTCCAGGGTGACCCTAGCTGCTGGAAAGTGAGGGGGGAGATTCCAGAAAGGAGAAAGCCAGAGGGGAAGCCCCAAATTCTGAGTATAAACTCTGCCCAAATCTCTTGCTGGCCCATGAACCATGCGTGCAGCCCAGCAAGAGACTGAAAAACTGATTCCAACTAAGTTGCTAAGACAGGAAACTCAACACTCTTTGGAGTTGCATAACAGGATCCAGAGTTTCCACATCATCTTCCCACATCCCAGTATCCAGGACACAATACAAACTTATTCCAAATACAAAGAAACAGCAAAATAAGACCCATCTTTTCAAGAGATGATAAACAGAGATTGACCCCAAGGTGACCCAGATGTTAGTATTAGGAGACAAGCATTTTAAAGCGGCCATTACAACTATGCTCGATTGCGCAAAGAAAAATATGCTCGtgataaataaaaagacatgaaacttcagcagagaaatgggaaatagaaaaaagaatcaaatgtagATTTGAGaactgaaaactacaatatctgaaattttaaaatggttaacagCAGAATAGAGATGACAAAGGAGTCGGTGAGTCTGGTCACTGGAAATTATTCAGGCTGAAGGACAGACCTGTGGGGCAATCAAAAAATCTAACAGACATGTAATTGGAAATCAGGTCACATGTGTTGAGTAATTGCACAAAAGCCTGTTCTTATTATAACACACTTTACCAACGCATTAAAAAACAGACTCGGAGAGGTGAAGGGGctccatcaaggccacagatccGGGATGGAAACCCAGATTTCAGAGCCCATGATCCTGTCAAGTTCTGTTGGACTAATTTCTGTATTTGaatgttttaagttaaaaaaaaaaaatacgaaaAGTGGAAGTTAGAAGCTACTTAAAACCCTAATTAAGAAGCACTCCTCTCTTCCCAGAAGCAGGGGAGAGAggggggtgggtgtggggagccccagtacCTGCAGTGAAAGTTTTTCCTGAACCAGAGATCACCACAGCCCGACAGTCAGGATCTTGCGCTATCTTGTTGAAGCATTCCACCATCTCCCTGTGGAGGGGCAAGGAGGGAAGGGCCGTGGCTGGGGTGGGGATCCCCTGCCCACATGTGGATCTGTCTCCCACGCCCCACTCCTGCCTCAGCCCTCAGCCCCTGCCTCCTCCCGCAGGCAGGCCTCCGGGATCTGCAGGCGAGACCTCCAGAAGGCCTTGTTCATGGCATTCCGCTTCTCTGGCCGGTTTAGCTGCACGTGCAGAATGTGTTTCTGGGTAGCTGTCACTCGAAGGGACTCATAGCTGTGGTCTGGGGCTTCACTGGGTGCTGCTCTGGAGGACTTCTCTTGTGCAGAGGAGCCCAGAGGGCGAAGGCTGAGGTTGAGACCCAGGTGGGTGGGGGCTGTCAGTCCTGGGGAGACAAAGGAAGGAAGAGCTTTTGGTGACCCAGGTTGGAGACACAGTCCCTTCAAGAGCAGGGGGTACACATCTCAGTGACGTTAGACTAGGGACCACAGGCCCCTTTGAGACCTCCGTTTAGGGGGATACAGACTCTAAGATTAGGGGTGCATTTAGTGGCCTGAGTCTGAGGACCACTTCAGACCCTTGATCGTGAGATGACCCCAGGTTGGGGACTCTGAGCCGTCAGCGACCCGATTTTAAGACACAGGCCTAGAGAACTGGGGAGCCCTCTGAACGAGAGCACACGGATTCCTGAGTTTAAGGGGCTCGGACCCTGCGTGACCCGGGACAGGCCTCCCCGTCCTTCCGTCACTATGACAGCACGACAGTGCAACAGACCCCCAGAAGTCAAGAGGTGACTCACGCCGCATCAGTAGGTTGCGGAGTCTGAGAGAAGCCGCCATCGCCGCCGCCATT
This genomic window from Diceros bicornis minor isolate mBicDic1 chromosome 34, mDicBic1.mat.cur, whole genome shotgun sequence contains:
- the ECH1 gene encoding delta(3,5)-Delta(2,4)-dienoyl-CoA isomerase, mitochondrial, whose protein sequence is MSSSRMNYFLRPGSHWARGSFLSRSITLEASITQEANQEVDFRLPLVKMAERPASPRSSCSVDALAQHGGLLCPPPWLSPVRRLGDSVPMAAAMAASLRLRNLLMRRLTAPTHLGLNLSLRPLGSSAQEKSSRAAPSEAPDHSYESLRVTATQKHILHVQLNRPEKRNAMNKAFWREMVECFNKIAQDPDCRAVVISGSGKTFTAGIDLMDFASDLLQPQGEDAARISWHLRRLIAGYQETFSVIEKCPKPVIAAIHGGCIGAGVDLITACDIRYCAQDAFFQVKEVDIGLAADVGTLQRLPRVIGNQSLVNELAFTARKMMADEALGSGLVSRLFPDKEAMLDAAFALAAEISSKSPVAVQGTKIHLLYSRDHSVAEGLNYMASWNMSMLQTEDIVKSFQATMEKKELKSVTFSKL